The Acidimicrobiales bacterium genome contains the following window.
GACGGGGCCGAAGATGCGGGTGCCGCGGGGGTTGCTCTCGGGGGTGATGAGCACCGCGGCGTTCTCGTCGAAGCGGATGTAGCTGCCGTCGGGACGGCGGCGTTCCTTCTTGGTGCGCACGACCACGCAGCGGACGACCTCGCCCTTGCGCACGGCGGCACCGGGGATGGCGTCCTTCACGGTGGCGATGAAGATGTCGCCGATCCCGGCGTAGCGACGGCGCGAGCCGCCCAGCACCTTGATGACGAGCACTT
Protein-coding sequences here:
- the rplN gene encoding 50S ribosomal protein L14, which produces MIQQESRLKVADNSGAKEVLVIKVLGGSRRRYAGIGDIFIATVKDAIPGAAVRKGEVVRCVVVRTKKERRRPDGSYIRFDENAAVLITPESNPRGTRIFGPVGRELRDKRFMKIVSLAPEVI